A window of Fusarium falciforme chromosome 1, complete sequence genomic DNA:
GTCGTCAGCGGTCCTCCGCGGCGGGTACACGGCAGCAAAAGGATCCTTCTCCCGAATGGCCTCTGGAACGGCTGCGGATGGTAGTTCATCAACCTGTTGGTCTGACTCCGGGAGTGACCCTTGTCGATTCGCCTCGTTGCAAAACTGTACGAATGCAATTGTAGATGACGGACCGTACATGCATTCACTCTCGGTGGTTGTCGATACCGTGGCTAATCCATCCACGTTACTGGCGTAGCGAGATGTGTTTGGTGAGTATGGGCCTTGCGTTGCCGGGGAGGCCTGCATTTCTCGAGAAGCTATACTGGCCTCGGGAATAGAATCATTGCGAGAGACTCTGCGTTCAGCTAGAATAATGTCAATACTAGAAACTCATTCAGAGACAGACTGCGGACCTGGCTGCGGCGGTCTCGACTCAACATCCTGTCGCTGTTCAAGCCTCTGTAGCCGCTGCTCCAGGGCAGAGAGATAGCTGGGAACAGGTTAGCGGGGTAGGAAAGACAGTAAATCAGAAATACCTTGCAGAAGCAGGCGAATTCTCGTAGATGCACTCGGCCGCGACTCCTCGTCTGTGACAAGCCGAACAAGCCGGCCGACTCCCGTCACATCTCGTCTTGCGATCCTGGCAGCTCTTGCAAGCCGTCTGTATTCTCCGACGTCTTCTTTGAACTCTCTTTGAGCCTCTCTGACTTCTTGGAGGTGTCGTTGGTAATACAAGCGCCGGGGTTTCTGCTTCCATGATGAAGGGGCAATAAATAGTTGGCGTGTTTTGAAGAGGAGCGGACCTGAACTTTTTAAGGCTGTCGGCAATCCGACTTTATGACTACCCCGGATCCGATGGATGACGGCCCCCGCATTTTGGCTGCATTAGCTTGGTCCTCGGGTGAACGCCGAAACCTGGGGGCCGTGGAGCTCCAGGGTAACCATTCCCAGCTTCAGGAATTATTAAACAAGACGCTCTTATTTGAGTGTCTGCTTCTTTGCTAAAGGAGGAACAGTCGGCGTGTTTTGAAGAATAGTAAGGCGATTTTAACGACTGTCAGCAAACTAACTTTATGGCTACCTTTCATCCGAAGGATGACACCCGACAACGGACTTCAGAACACTGAGAGGTTTAAACAGCGGCCTTTTTGATCCTGCGATACACTAGATGAGACATGTGGAGGTCATGAAGTCTTGAGATTTATAGAGATACCGATCGTGAATTGTGTGCCGAATCAGCCAGATTCAAAACATCGTCTTGCAGGGCACTATTGCAGGGTCACATAAGAAATTAGGGGAGCGGCCTCATCCTCCATGAATAGTGCTACTCCTTCTCGCCATTTCTAGACTACATCCCATGACCTTTTCCGTCGATGTCCCCCAAGACCAGGAAAGGGCGGCTGCTGGTGACTGTCAGTCGCTGGTTCGCTGCGCGGTTCGGGACTTCTCCCCATAGTACTTCTGCCTTCAACCTTGccgtcgctcttctccttgggAGATTTTGGCCCAATCTTGGGAGACTTCTCATTTTGCTGCATGAGCTTTCTGAAACACTTACATATCTTCTCCCAGTGCTGAGCAACCAACCCTATAATGACAGAAAATACAGCAGACACAACGACTTGAGTGTGCATGGTCAATAATAGGTCCCTCAGGCAGTAATATAACGCAGCGTTTCTGGAAACTCACAAATTACAACAATAGCCCAGTCAGGAGCCTGGAGAAAAGAAGCGAAATCCAACGCGAATAGGGAAGAGAGAAAGGATAGTGGGAGCTAGACAACCTTTGTTAGTGTACGAACGAACAATATTCTTTGGGATGGCGTGAGACTCACAAAGAGAATAGTGACAACAGTGAAGACCATGAGAGTTTTTCCCTGTCGCCTCGCGAGGGTCGCTAGGCTATTGGAAATCTCACTTTGCTCGAGCGAAAGTGTGGCCTGGAGGTTCGCACTCTCACTTTGCAGAAGCGAAAGGGTCGTGTTGATCTATTCCCGCAAAGATTAGTACGCACTTACGCCATTCATCAAGGGAGCCAGGGGCAGACTTACAGCAGACTGTATCCTCGAGGCACTGGTATCCATCTCTTTGAGATCTTTCAAAATGTACGCCGCTGAGAGATCTACGCCCTGGGACCCCTTCTTCAACCCTTCTTGAACAGTCTTTTGGTGCTGGGCGACTGATCTGAGAATGTCAAGCTCATCACGGATGTCTTTGATGTCGCAACACATCTCCTCTGCTTCTATGATAGACTTTCTGATATCGTCGTATACTGAGTTCCGGGAGGAAGCATCTTCTCTCGTTTTCTCTAGTTCACTTGGACGCCAATTTTCCGTTTGTTTTCTGAATTTCTCAAACAGGGTTGCTTCAGCTCTTCCCTATCAACTTGCTAGTTGCCAATTACTACACTCGTGGGCCATGACGGACAATTTGGTTGGTGGTCTTGGAAAATAGTTGCCGGACagaaccttgaccttgaggccTCGCCTTCTCGGACTTGGACTGCTCAAAATTTGGCTCCTCAAGCTTCGGGGGCCTCTCATAAGTCCCGATGCAGTAGTCGACGATAATTCTGCACATATCAGCTGCCGACTCTGGCTGGGACGCGCTCccaccagcctcagcctctttGCCCAGTTGCTCAAGAATTCCTTCCACCAGCGTACCGTTGCTATCGTCGAACAAGCAAGAGGAGGCGGTTATGAGCCATTCTATAGGTTCGATTTTCTTTAAGCGGGTAGGACAAGGATAAACTAGAAGGGGATACAGCGTACTGTTTGCAATCGTCCACGCCCATAGCTGATTGACTCGGACCAATGTCCGTTTTCCGGCCTCATTGTTTTCATCTTCCTCTGTGTTTTCATCTCTTTTCTTCGGGGTCTTGTCACCGTCCTTGGTGCTCTTATTCCTTCTATGGCCTTGGTGACAACCTGTGATTTGTTGCGACGACGCCTGTCTTCCTGGGACTCATGATCAGTTGCAAATTGATAGTACCATTCATCGAGGGTTGGCGATTCATGAATGACGGGCCTTTGAGCACCCTTCAGGCCCTCGTAGGCCGTTTTCATGTCTTTGAACTTCGTCTGCTTTTCGCACAAGCTGGCATCGTCCGGGTAGTAGGTTGAGAAGCAAAAGTAAGGCATCTGTCATCGTGTATTAGAATCAACAAACAAAACTGGTGCCGTTCAAAACTCACGTAGGTGGCTGATGCGACCACAAACTTGggcttgttcttctccagTCGATCCTCCTTTGAATCTATCTCATTCTTCGCTTTGCCAGGCTCTTCTCTTCtattcttctcctcttccttcttcccttcttccttcttctcttcttccttcttctcttcttccttcttctcttcttccttcttgatgttTTCATCTTTCCTGCTGACCTGTTTCTGTTGACGCCTTACCACAGTACGCGGCCTCATGCTCCTCGATGGAGATGTCCTATCCGGCACCTGAATCCAGCTGTCTCGGAAAAATGTCTTGAGTTCGTGATACTGTCGGGCTTCACATCCCTCATCATTCATGATCCTCATCAACATGTCCTGCGTCGTTGGTCAGCAAATATTGTACCCTTTCATTTTCGCGGAGCCGTGTCAAAGACGCCAGCTGTTCACCCAAGGTTTCTCACATTCATCCAAACCATCTGTTTCAAAATTCAGCGACAACTCACTAAAGCGTCTACCGGCCGGGGGTCACTCACGTTTGTTGCCGGTAGATGAACCCACGTAAACTTGGGCTTAGTCTCGAGATATGTGAGAGAGTCTGGAACCTTCGATCTCTCCCCAAGGACCTTCCTTAGGTCTGAGATGGTCTTTTCCATGATACTTCCTGGTCCGTGGTCATAAATGACTTCTTTCAACGATCGATATCGTCGAAATGTTCCTgactcgccctcgcccttgTAGAACTGCACGATGGTGGCTTCTAGGTTTCTCAGTATCTCCGACAGTCTGGGGTTGTGTTTTGGCGGCCCGTCAATTCTGACGTCTTTGTGCGTTTGCGAGAAGGGAGGGTCTCGTAGGATATCCACGAGGGCAAGAACGTAGTCTGTTTCGAGCTCCTTGGTTGGCAGCGCGGTCTGTGCGGTTTTCTCGCGCCTTTTCTCGGTCTTCTCTGgacccttctccttgccttTTTGCGAAGATGTTCCGGCCTCATCTTTGGACATTTTTTTTGGTATCGATCCCTGCTCGGGGTCCTGTGGCTGGTTCTCTGCCTTCTTCGCCAACTTCAAAGCCGACTTCAGTGTTTCCCTAATCTCAGGAGTCCCAGGGAAAGAGTCGGTGAGCAGCGACAGTACCTGAAGAAGCTGCTTATGCCCCGCCCCCTGGTTTGCCCTTGTCCCTAGGGTCAAATCCAAGGTCACATCTAGCACGAATTTCAGCGCTGTCTTGAGATTAGGCGTTGGAAGAACGTCGTTGATGAGCAGCTTGAGTACTTTGCGGAAgttgctctgctctgcgTCCTCTCTGAGCTCATGTGCAGACTGCAAGGTCGACTCCAGCTTCGACTTCAGTGCGTATTTCAGCGCGGCTTGAGTATCTGAGCTCCCAGGAGATTGGCCAATGAGTGATGAGAGTACCTCGGGGAGCTGACTGTATGCCGCCCACTCGATCATACTCCATTTGTCGGATCCTGCGGGCTGGGccgtctcttttctctttgaCCTTTCCTCCATGAGCCATTTTGCGATTTCATGAATTTCCGGATAGTTTGCAGCCCACTTgatttcatcatcatcgtccacGTCACTTCTACCAAACTCTGCAGTTTTCAACTTGTCCGATTTGAGAAGGCTTTCCCAGGCACCGGCCGTGTTGTCTCCAGTACAAGCCAAGTAGAGGGCGGTCCTTCCCTGGTCGTTTTTGATTGACATGTGTTCCTGTTTCATAGAGGCTAGAATAAGGTCCAGTCTGCCTGGGTCGCCACGGGCTGCAGCGAGATGCAGCGCCGTCTCCTTCTTTTTGGTTTTGGCCTCTGGCCTCGCCCCGTGATTCAAAAGAAGCTCAACTACGGCAGCATGCTGGCCGGAGCGGAACTCCGTCATCCCTTTCTCGTCAGGACTGAGGTCATCAGGTCCTAGCTCATCTTTCTGCTCACTGAGATCCTTGGGTCTGGCACCACTGGCGAGATGCAGCGCTGTCTTGCCGTCCTGGTCTTTTGCATCTACATTCGCCTTGGCATCCAGAAGCTGCTTGACAATGTTCTTGTTTCCATTGAGACTTGCCAAATGCAAGGCTGTCCGTCCCTCATTGTTGTGTAGATGGACATCAGGCTTTGTCCGGCTGGCCCCAAGGAGAACTTTGACTACACCGCTATGACCCCAGTCACTAGCAGTTATCAGAGGCGTGCACTTGGAATTGGTTAACTGAACGTTGCAGTTTGCGCCCGCCTTGATCAGCAGACTCGCACCAGCCGAGAAACCATTGATGCTTGCCGCCAGGAGAGGCGTGTGTCCTGACTTGTCGCATGTCTCCAATTCATGGTCTCCTTCCTGATCGAGTAGCTCTTTCACAAGGCCTTCATGTTTCCGTTTTATTGCTGTCATTAGTGGTGTCCAGCCGTCGTTGTCCTGGATACCAACATCCGCCCCTTGTTCCAGCAGGGCAGAAACAGCATCACCGTGTCCATGGTAGATAGCCGTATTCAGCGCGGTCCAGACTGCCAGCGACTCAGTGTCGTTGATGTTTTTGTTGTTTTTCTCAAGAAGAGCTTGAATTACTTTTGTGTGGCCGTACGCACTTGCCAAGTGCAGAGGAGACCAACCGTCTTCCTCGGTGATCTGGGTGTCGGCGCCATTTTCGAGAAGTAGATTGACAACGTCGAGATGCCCCTCCGAACAGGCTTGGTGTAGAGGTTTTCGACGCTCGTTGTCTAGTTCCGAGAGGTTCGCCTTGGCATCGATGAGTTTCGTAGCTGCCTCAACAAGCCCCTTCGCGGCTGCAAGATGCAAGGCCGTTccaccgtcgtcgtctttggcATCGACTTGAGCCACGACTTCCAACAAGTGGCTGAGCTTGTCAAGATCGGTCTTTTTCTTGGGCTCTTTATCATCTTTGGCCATTGTCAAAAGCAGCTCATGCAAGGGTGTCTCGCCTTCCCcattctcggcctcggcggaATCATCGCGGGGTGGCTCATCGGAAGGCGCCTCCGGGACCGGCTTGTCGATGCCCAACGGGCTTGTCTCGAGGGTGGACTCGTCCGGAGCTTCTTTGACAGGGGTCGTTTCTTCTGCCATGGTATTCAGGTCGCGCCCAATGATAAGGCCAAAAAGTGCGTGATAAATAGTGATGGGTGAAAAAAAGATCTTAGTTGCCTAGACTGTGTCGAATCTGCAAACAGAGAAGCAACTCTCACGGGATGGCGACCCAGGACCGTCTTATTAGATGGCTGACCGGTCTCGCCATCAGACAGTTCAGCCCGCCACGTTACCATCACGAATGCCGCATTTGATAACTCACTTTCTATGTTCTTTTCTTGTCTGCAATTGGATTCTTCACTTTTCGTACTCCCCCACTCTTGTGCAGAAGCTGAACTGCAATGTCATCACACGGCCTGGGGTTGTGGTTGGAAACGGCGTCAGGGAGCCTGTGATATTGGATTTCCTCGCAGCCTGATCTTGGCAAGAGTGTACAGTTGGCGGGGGATATCCTCGAAGCCTGAGCCCAGTCTCGCTTGGCCATTTCGGCATTCCCAAATAGGAATTCTCCTGACCCAATCATAACTATCATGTACACCGATTCCACTTTGGAGACGGATTTTTGGCCGCATGAGCATTGTATTGGAGCGAATGGAAGTGTTGGTTACTCGGGCAGTCTACCAAGGGGTGGCCTgcaaagaggccatcaaaTCGAATCAGTCGCATTACGTTCATGCCACCAGCCACTTACTAATATTACCAAGCAGCTAACCATAATGAAAGCAGGTAAGATATGCAATTTTTGGCCCAAGAGCTGTCTCGGTTGAGAAACGCGTGCTTGCACAAAAAATTGGACAGAACCTCGGTGCCAGTTTCAGTTATCAAGACTTGCTGTTCCGACTTTACCCTCTTCGTTCGGCCTTCCTTACTGATATAGCTACAAGCTCAAACGACCATCCTTGGCTTGATAACGCCATATTACGCAGCTTGGGTAGAGGTGACAGAGACAATGATACTCTCCGGCCGGTCCTAGCCCGTGCGCGAAATATGGTACCTATTGGCAGAGTGCTCCTTGGGAATCCCACGCGCTCTCAAAAATATCACGGAAAGTTAATTCGAGTTTGATGATCCCAATGTTGCAAGTTATCTGCTCGTATGCGATCGTATATAGCTTTCCTGCTCCCCGGGAGGAGGATATGTGGTCGAGTGAAAGGTTGCAGTTCGCTGACTTTTAAGACCATGGGTTGGTCCTTGGACCGATATTAAGTATCCACATAGAGCAGTAGTCTCCGCCCTGTTCGAGGATTGTCTTGTGCAGAACTAACCAGAGCTCGTTCTTGGGGAGGCCAGGATGGATTGGCCCCGTCAGTTTCCAGACAGCGACTTCAGTGACACGCGATCACGCTTTGGTGCACTTGATCTTTATGGTGATGTGATAGTCTGGGTCAGGCATTGATAGCCAACATAGATACGATTGACACAAGCGTTTATATGCATGAGGCATACTGTAAGGGAGTCGTATTGTGTCGGCATCTGAACTTCAGAACCAACCTCCAATGAATCAATCGGCCGATTGAACCAACCAAAAAGAGAGGTGCCGTCATGTAGCACATGCTGAAAGTGAAGCTTAAGGCTTCCAGCGGAATGCAGGATGCTTCCAGTCCAAgtcctcaatctcctcctgaGTCAGGCCGCTGAGCTCTTCCTCAATATTCCagctctccctcttcttatTATCCCTCATCATCCACCAAAGAGTCGCCGTGCTAAGAACAAGAATAGTACCAGACGTGGCCAGGTTCAGGCCGTTTCCGATGTGGAAATCGGGTGCATCCCATGGGAGGAATGACCAGCTGGAAACCAAGCCACCCACATTACCCAACATGACGTTCATACCAATGGCTGCGCTGCGGGCTGTATCGCTGACCACGTTTGCCGAAACTTGAGCGTTGCTAAGGGCTCCATGCGAGAAGACGGATGAAGCGATGAGGAAGGTTGCGCCGTAGCGGACCATCTGGTCCTTTGATCCCAGAAACATGGCATAGCCGACCATGCATATCGGAGCAGtaatgatgaagaagatttGTCGCTTATCCATCCTCCAGCTCAGGTAGGGGAAGAAAAGCGTGAAGAATGCACCGACAGCATACGGAGGAACGGTATAAAGCTGCTGTTGAATCGTCGTCTTGTCCTCGTAGATTGTCTTGATAATCGTTGGCAGAAAGAACGAAAGGCCCTGAACCGTAATATTGGTGAACAGAAAGATGATGGAAGTGCTGAGCGTGATGGGAGACCAAAGTCCACGATGAAGCTTGGTCTTGTCAATCTTGTCGAGAACTGCCGTGCTTCCAACGCGCTCTGACTTGACTCTGGCAATCGCAAGGTCCTTTTCTTCTTGTGTCAACCAACGAGCCGTGGCTGGGCGATCAGTAAGGGTTAAGAAACCGATCACAGCGAGACCGATCGTGATGATTCCTTCAATGGCGAAAATCATTCTCCATCGATGAAGACCGGCAAAATGGTCGAGACTGAGGATCGCTGAAGCCAAAAGACCGCCAAAAGCTCCAGCAAGCGGTGCCATGACGATATACAGCGAAAGACGGAAAACAAGCTCAGCACGACGATACCATCGAGAAAGATAGTAAGCGATACCGGGCATCATTCCCGCTTCGAAAATACCCAACAGGAAGCGCACAACAGCGGCCTGGGACATGTTGTTGACAAATGCCGTGCCCAGAGATGCGATGCCGAAGAGCAGCGTGATGATGGGGAGGAACCAGCCGGGGCCGATCCACTTGCAGAGGATGTTGGAGGGGATCTCGAAGACGATGTAGGAGATGTAAAaggtggtgatgaggatgttgtAGTCGTATCCCTTCATTCCAAGGTCCTTCTCGAAACCGGCAATCTTTGCGTTGCCTAGAAGATGTCAGGCCGACGTCTTTCTCATGGCTTGATTTTACTCACCAATATTGGCTCGATCGATGAAGCAAAAGAGATAAAGAATTGCAACCGTAGGGACGATGTGGAGGTCGATCTTGAGGCACAAACGACGCTCAGCGGCGGGGTCATATTCGACTAGAGGCTGGCCATATCTGCGACACGTCAGAAATGAAGACGTGAGAATGAGAAGAACGCGTACTTGTCTGTAGCGACCTGACCCTTCTCAGCAGCATGCTGCAGAGCTGAGTCATTGTGTGCCTCAATGGTATCGCGATGCTCCGTAGACGGCTTCATGGTGAGTGAAGTTCAAGAGCAGTGGGTGAGTATGAATCGAGCAAGAGCCCTGATGATCACGACTCGTTACAAGGAAGGCCAACGACAGATATAAACCCTTTCTCCTCCAAGACCTTGCTCCTCGGAACATCCATGTCGGCATCCACCCACGGCATCCCTTTATGCTTCAAACCCCGGATTCCCCGGGGGTCCGAGTAAGGATCTGGGGAAGCGGGGAAAAGCAAGGTCTGGCTTTGGCTAGACTCCCCCGTGGGGTTGCATCCAGACCGCAAAGAATCAAGGTTTGGTGCGGAGCTATTGGTTCACAAGCAGCCGAGCTGGCCAACAATCTCTCCCCGAGATCCTTCGCGCCGTGTGAGCCCTGGACCCAAGAGATAAGCTTATCCAATTGCATGGCCTGCATTGCAAAGTAGTCCCCTTTTGGTGTGGCCCTTGTCTGTGACCCGGTTGCCGAAGGGGGTCGGGTACGGGGTGACGAGTCTGGTCGTTGAGTCAACGTTTGGATCGTGCCAAAGGCGTTCAAGCTACGCGTGGACTCCAATTTCCGTGGTAGAGGCTTAACAGGCTACGCCTCAATCGCTCTCAATAATGCACAAGTATGATAAGACATGATCAAGCATAATTGCGTGAATAAGGCGTTGCCACTACAAGCCGTGTGGAGTCGTGAATGAGGGGTTTCAACAGCGCAGGTTCCAGCCCAGCCTGCTTTTCCTTGTACCACCAATAGCTTCCAATACCCTCCCTTGTTGACGCAAACATGGAGCCACAGAGATCTACAGAGGCCAAGCTTGGTGATGGGGTACATCGATTCTTGGACGAGTACTTCAAGTTGTCCGATATCCGGGAACGTACCACGGAATACGTCAACATGTTCACCGAGGATGCGGCCTTTATCCTAGACTCGCAGCCGTGCAAGGGCACAGCAGGTGAGAATGTCCAGGCCGAGATACTTTGGTAGAAACTAACTAAGAAAGAAATCACTGCCGCAATGGAAGCCCTGTGGGCGACTATTTCGTGGCGTAAGCACACGATACGCGACGCATCCCCATACGGTAACAACCCCGACCAGGTTGAGATCCACGGGTCCGTAGATCTAGGGCTACTGGACGGACAAACCAAGACTCTTGTCTTTTCCTCGAGAGGACATTTGACTCCGGTCGACTCTGAGTGGGGATTCAAGTGGGATTCTTATCAGGTCTTTATTGTGAGTTTGACAAATGATGGACATTCACAGTTGACTGACGTTTGTAGGACCTGGCCGCTTTGACTTAGCGAACTGCTAACTACTGAGAGAGACAGTCGATCTATCATCACACATAGGAGAAATCCAAGACATGTTGTGCAATGCTCGCCACCTAGTTCCATCGTCAATGACGACGCTCCTCCAAGATTCGAAACATACCCTCCAACTTCCCCTCAACTCTCGGACCCCGAGACGAGTCCGGCTTGTGTCTCGGTTATCTCCAACTTTTTAAGCATGATTTGGCTGCATGTTGGGGGTTTGCTGTGAAACCGCATTGGCTGACATACTTGCCGAAAACATGCCCGCACCAGGGGTCAGCTCCGAGGAACAAGACTCCGAGGAAGCAAGTAATGGTGCCAAGACCAGCATGGGCCAGAACACCATGTATCAAGATGATACGAGTTCTCCGCCATGTGAATTCAGCTGGCATTGAATCCAGGCCTTGGTAGAATGTTTGTTATTGAGACGCCATTGCTCAAGCCTCACGCCCGGACGCAGACCGAGAGCCATCCCATGTAGACATGTATCGGTTGTAAAGGGTGCAAAATCGCCTCATCGGACTTTATCCGCTCGTAGAATTGTCCACCGGTAGCATGGCATGCAATATGTTGAGATGGCAAAGACTGTAGGCAATTGACGGAATGCTATGCATTTCCCCTGTCGTTGTGTCAAGTTATCTCCGTACACTAGACCGGAGGGGTCGGGGTGGCTCTTATAGTCACGGACAACAGTTCACAGTGACCCAGTCGTACGATCAGTTAATCTGGAGGTCGCCGGTCTGCCCATGATTTATCCAGGAGCTTTACTTGAATGCATCGGGACTCGGCATGCCATGATGCGGCAGCAAGGCTCGGCGGGGTGGCGTCGGGGAGATGAACGGACTTACACTAACCTCCTGAGGGGTCTTCGGGAATTCCGATAGCCAGCCCTGCGACAACAacacctcttcctcgtcactcTCGGTTATGACGGCATTCCCGGGGACTAACAGGACGGAGTGTCCCCATCTCTCAGGACCAAGAGCAATTCCGGATGACGTCCACTCAACCGATGGCATTCCCCGCGCTCCACAAGGCCACCCAGTTGGgtttataattagagatCAGTCCTTGGCTTGAGCTAAGTCCATGCAAAGCAACATTCAGCAACATTCACCTCCACAATGGCTCCAACAAAAGACTTCAACATCGCAGTGGTCGGTGGCGGCATCGCCGGCCTAACCCTCGCTATCGCTCTGCACCACCGTGGCATCCCAGTGAAACTGTACGAGAGAGCATCACGGTTCGAAGAG
This region includes:
- a CDS encoding MFS domain-containing protein translates to MKPSTEHRDTIEAHNDSALQHAAEKGQVATDKYGQPLVEYDPAAERRLCLKIDLHIVPTVAILYLFCFIDRANIGNAKIAGFEKDLGMKGYDYNILITTFYISYIVFEIPSNILCKWIGPGWFLPIITLLFGIASLGTAFVNNMSQAAVVRFLLGIFEAGMMPGIAYYLSRWYRRAELVFRLSLYIVMAPLAGAFGGLLASAILSLDHFAGLHRWRMIFAIEGIITIGLAVIGFLTLTDRPATARWLTQEEKDLAIARVKSERVGSTAVLDKIDKTKLHRGLWSPITLSTSIIFLFTNITVQGLSFFLPTIIKTIYEDKTTIQQQLYTVPPYAVGAFFTLFFPYLSWRMDKRQIFFIITAPICMVGYAMFLGSKDQMVRYGATFLIASSVFSHGALSNAQVSANVVSDTARSAAIGMNVMLGNVGGLVSSWSFLPWDAPDFHIGNGLNLATSGTILVLSTATLWWMMRDNKKRESWNIEEELSGLTQEEIEDLDWKHPAFRWKP